A region from the Rosa rugosa chromosome 6, drRosRugo1.1, whole genome shotgun sequence genome encodes:
- the LOC133715092 gene encoding F-box protein At2g21930-like, with translation MRERRMDRKCLSLFCADTFAKFSEIELPMIKIESHFRVVVGSYNGVVCLYDSDFETYLWNPSIRKFKILPQVLNDRRGQLAHFAISFGFHPEGDDYKVVRILTFERHMIEVEVYSHRLEYWRRINAVPPNSHELYIQGEGTCVNGVVYWVIKESFPSCNSILSFDLGNENFQTVRLSDSLLRAIGDPRRFPVSIRVFEKSLSLFHERREGTVRYCDIWVLEMGSWKLFHTILLPARGCIAWPVGFASNGQVHIVMSSRKVRSKTLVLYDLKSQRVKDSEIKLHAYRPSGYIDYFRESLVLLD, from the exons ATGAG GGAGCGTAGGATGGATAGGAAGTGCTTGTCACTCTTCTGTGCTGATACATTTGCCAAGTTTTCGGAGATAGAGCTTCCTATGATCAAAATTGAATCACATTTCCGCGTTGTGGTGGGTTCCTACAATGGAGTGGTTTGCTTATATGATAGTGATTTTGAAACTTATCTATGGAATCCATCAATCAGAAAATTCAAGATACTTCCCCAGGTCCTCAATGATAGAAGGGGGCAATTAGCTCACTTTGCTATCTCGTTCGGGTTCCATCCTGAAGGTGATGATTATAAAGTTGTGAGAATTTTGACATTTGAACGTCATATGATTGAGGTTGAGGTTTACAGCCATAGGTTGGAGTATTGGAGAAGAATTAATGCAGTTCCCCCTAATTCACATGAACTGTATATTCAGGGAGAAGGCACATGTGTGAATGGTGTTGTGTACTGGGTCATAAAAGAGTCTTTCCCATCTTGCAACTCCATCCTTTCTTTTGATCTGGGCAATGAGAATTTTCAAACAGTGAGGCTTTCTGATAGTCTGCTCAGGGCGATTGGTGATCCACGGCGTTTTCCAGTTAGTATTCGAGTGTTTGAGAAATCCCTTTCTTTGTTTCATGAAAGACGAGAGGGGACTGTTCGGTACTGTGACATATGGGTTCTGGAAATGGGTAGTTGGAAATTGTTTCACACGATTCTTCTCCCAGCTCGTGGATGTATAGCCTGGCCAGTGGGCTTTGCATCAAATGGTCAAGTTCATATTGTGATGTCAAGTAGAAAGGTTCGCAGCAAAACATTGGTTTTATATGATCTCAAATCACAACGAGTCAAGGATTCTGAAATCAAACTGCATGCGTATAGACCAAGCGGATACATCGATTATTTTAGGGAGAGTTTGGTGTTACTCGACTGA
- the LOC133715529 gene encoding metacaspase-1-like, which yields MHQFMSPVSISLCSSQKSLHSNIHSHSTPACTSPPDSMMMSNYGGQRLLVVDCCYCQTQLQLPSVSPIYIVGTSVRCGRCYASTRVASPGFPRSPYSAVPYYVPINPPPHAGFPHRSPGPPPNVHRQKKAVICGISYRYSRHELKGSINDAKNMRYLLMSKFKFPEDSICMLTEEETHPYKIPYKNNIRMALDWLVQGCQPGDSLVFHYSGHGSRQLDYDGDEVDGYDETLCPLDFETQGMIDDDEINAAIVRPIPHGVKLHAIIDSCHSGTILDLPFLCRMNMGGIYVWEDHRPPSGVWKGTSGGEVISISGCDDYQTSAETSALSKITSTGAMTFCFIQAIEHGQAATYGSLLNSMRSTIRSMGSAGGGSGGAVTSLAGMLLIGGNVGGGRLRQEPQLTACEPFDVYTKPLAL from the exons ATGCACCAGTTCATGTCCCCAGTATCTATCTCTCTTTGTTCGTCTCAAAAATCGTTACATTCAAACATTCACTCCCATTCAACTCCTGCATGCACTTCTCCTCCAGATTCCATGATGATGAGCAATTATGGAGGCCAACGACTACTAGTGGTCGACTGTTGCTATTGCCAGACCCAACTCCAGCTGCCTTCTGTGAGTCCGATATACATCGTCGGCACATCCGTCCGCTGCGGCCGCTGCTATGCCAGTACCCGCGTCGCCTCTCCGGGCTTCCCCCGCTCCCCTTATAGTGCTGTACCCTACTATGTCCCTATAAACCCACCACCACACGCCGGCTTCCCCCACAGATCACCAGGACCTCCGCCAAACGTGCACAGGCAGAAGAAGGCGGTGATCTGCGGGATATCGTATAGGTACTCGAGGCATGAGCTCAAAGGTAGCATCAATGACGCCAAAAACATGCGGTATCTCCTCATGAGCAAGTTCAAGTTTCCAGAAGATTCCATTTGCATGCTCACTG AAGAAGAAACTCACCCCTATAAGATTCCATATAAAAACAACATTAGAATGGCATTAGATTGGCTTGTACAAGGATGTCAACCAGGTGACTCCCTTGTGTTTCACTACTCTGGTCATGGTTCACGGCAGTTGGATTATGATGGTGATGAAGTTGATGGATATGATGAAACCCTTTGTCCCCTTGACTTCGAAACCCAGGGTAtgattgatgatgatgagaTAAATGCAGCAATTGTTAGGCCCATTCCACATGGGGTCAAGCTTCATGCAATTATAGATTCTTGTCACAGTGGCACCATACTGGATTTGCCATTCCTTTGCAGAATGAACAT GGGTGGAATATATGTATGGGAGGATCATCGCCCTCCATCAGGCGTATGGAAAGGAACAAGTGGTGGAGAAGTTATATCTATCAGTGGTTGTGATGACTATCAAACGTCTGCGGAAACATCA GCTCTATCCAAGATCACATCAACAGGTGCCATGACTTTCTGCTTCATCCAAGCAATCGAGCATGGACAGGCAGCCACATATGGGAGCTTACTCAATTCTATGCGTAGTACCATTCGAAGTATGGGTTCTGCCGGTGGTGGTAGTGGTGGTGCTGTTACATCTCTTGCCGGCATGCTTCTAATAGGCGGAAATGTTGGTGGTGGTAGGCTAAGACAG GAGCCTCAATTAACTGCCTGCGAGCCATTCGATGTGTACACGAAACCTTTGGCCCTATGA
- the LOC133716519 gene encoding protein FAR1-RELATED SEQUENCE 5-like: MDPMDRDDSTSPDYKPRNGMEFDSEELAYEFYNMYGRRVGFSIRRHTHYKNKHSGKLISRIFVCSKEGLRTIDKRDHLTKNPRVETRTSCDAKMIIKLDKSSGRYRVVQFEETHSHDLVIQECAHMLPSQRNVTSSQGAEMELAQDSGIPLKLSFELMGREVGGRETLGFTKQDQKNYLQSQRQKKLAYGEAGCLLEYFQNQALENPSFFYAVQLDSDEQITNIFWADARMIHDYGLFGDVVSFDTTYRTNEANRPFGVFVGFNHHRETVIFGAALMYDETSDSFTWLFETFLEAMSNKAPKSIFTDQDAAMAKACANVMPNTYHLLCTWHIMQNAIKKASSIFKGDDRVTTFLSKCMNNYEEEDEFLLVWEAMLSEYGAHDNPWLTSIFRLKEKWAKPYVKWAWTAGMHSTQLSESFNASLKPYVKSDYDMVQFFNHFDRLLNDKRYKELEAEYALCYKLPAIGIFSSMVIKAGNIYTKAAFEEFQIQYEKALDYNLVGCIQDGDDIVYKVAFNGHPKERCVRVKKDHSVSCSCRLFEIEGILCRHAIKILTNYMNVKEIPDQYILKRWTRKARSERVKDMYGQDIQVDTNLQQTSWYKSLSSISTKISSRAAEREETYQLAVHHLGELSKAIEDMLC, encoded by the coding sequence ATGGATCCTATGGATAGAGATGACTCGACTAGTCCAGATTATAAGCCAAGGAATGGTATGGAGTTTGACTCAGAAGAATTAGCATATGAGTTTTATAACATGTATGGGCGAAGAGTTGGGTTTAGTATTAGAAGACATACACATTACAAGAACAAGCATTCTGGTAAGCTCATCTCAAGAATATTTGTTTGTTCTAAAGAAGGTTTACGTACAATAGATAAGCGAGACCATTTGACTAAGAATCCTCGAGTGGAGACACGAACAAGTTGTGATGCTAAAATGATCATTAAGTTGGATAAATCAAGTGGTAGGTACAGAGTTGTTCAATTTGAAGAAACTCATAGCCATGATCTTGTAATACAAGAGTGTGCTCACATGCTACCATCTCAACGAAATGTTACTTCTTCACAAGGAGCTGAGATGGAATTGGCACAAGATTCTGGAATCCCACTGAAGCTTTCATTCGAGTTAATGGGCAGAGAAGTTGGTGGAAGAGAGACTCTTGGATTCACTAAACAAGATCAGAAAAATTATCTTCAATCTCAGAGGCAAAAGAAATTGGCATATGGAGAAGCAGGATGCTTATTAGAATACTTCCAAAATCAAGCATTAGAAAATCCCTCATTTTTCTATGCTGTGCAATTGGATAGTGATGAGCAAATAACAAATATTTTTTGGGCTGATGCTAGGATGATACATGATTATGGTTTATTTGGTGATGTTGTGAGTTTTGACACTACATACAGAACTAATGAAGCCAATCGTCCATTTGGAGTATTTGTGGGATTTAATCATCATCGTGAGACTGTAATCTTTGGGGCAGCATTGATGTATGATGAAACTTCTGATTCATTTACATGGTTATTTGAGACGTTTTTGGAGGCAATGTCTAACAAGGCTCCAAAGTCTATTTTTACTGATCAAGATGCTGCAATGGCTAAAGCTTGTGCAAATGTGATGCCTAACACATATCACTTGCTTTGCACATGGCATATAATGCAAAATGCCATTAAGAAAGCAAGTAGTATATTCAAGGGTGATGATAGGGTCACCACCTTCTTATCAAAATGTATGAATAACTATGAAGAGGAGGATGAGTTCCTACTTGTATGGGAAGCAATGCTTTCTGAATATGGTGCGCATGATAATCCTTGGTTAACTAGTATATTCCGATTAAAGGAAAAATGGGCAAAACCGTATGTCAAGTGGGCATGGACTGCTGGAATGCATAGCACCCAGTTAAGTGAGAGTTTTAATGCTAGCCTAAAACCATATGTTAAGTCAGATTATGATATGGTTCAATTTTTCAATCACTTTGACAGATTGCTCAATGATAAGCGGTATAAAGAGTTAGAGGCAGAGTATGCTTTGTGCTACAAGTTGCCTGCTATTGGGATATTTTCTTCAATGGTGATCAAGGCTGGAAATATTTACACTAAAGCTGCATTTGAAGAATTCCAAATTCAGTATGAGAAGGCTCTTGATTACAACTTAGTTGGATGTATTCAAGATGGTGATGACATTGTGTATAAAGTTGCCTTTAATGGTCATCCAAAGGAGAGATGTGTTAGGGTGAAGAAAGACCATTCAGTCTCTTGTAGTTGCAGGTTGTTTGAGATTGAAGGTATTTTGTGCCGCCATGCAATAAAAATCCTTACTAACTACATGAATGtgaaagaaattcctgatcagTATATTTTAAAAAGGTGGACAAGAAAAGCAAGATCTGAAAGAGTGAAAGACATGTATGGCCAAGACATCCAAGTAGATACCAACCTACAACAAACATCTTGGTACAAGTCTCTAAGTTCCATATCCACCAAGATTTCATCTCGGGCTGCTGAGAGAGAAGAGACATATCAGTTAGCTGTACATCACTTGGGGGAACTAAGCAAAGCTATTGAAGACATGTTATGTTAA
- the LOC133716520 gene encoding uncharacterized protein LOC133716520, with translation MTYPAAPVIRPPPQMYPGQGPPPMVRGSPPQFPPPGARPGGPPQQFPSPPMQYRQRLMGPPPPGPPGQMMRGPPPRQGMPPPPGVFGGPPRGMLPPPQNPNQQQQQCPNLEVLSIKCCPNVTDASIADIEFRCTMIKELDVSYC, from the exons ATGACGTATCCGGCTGCTCCGGTGATCCGTCCCCCGCCGCAGATGTATCCCGGCCAGGGACCACCGCCGATGGTGCGTGGTTCGCCGCCGCAGTTTCCTCCTCCCGGTGCCAGGCCCGGCGGCCCACCTCAGCAGTTTCCCAGTCCTCCGATGCAGTATAGGCAGAGACTAATGGGGCCTCCACCGCCCGGGCCTCCAGGGCAGATGATGAGGGGTCCACCACCTCGCCAAGGAATGCCGCCTCCTCCCGGTGTGTTTGGAGGACCTCCACGGGGAATGCTGCCGCCGCCTCAGAACCCCAACCAGCAGCAGCAACA GTGCCCAAACCTTGAGGTTCTTTCGATCAAGTGCTGCCCGAATGTGACTGATGCATCCATCGCTGACATAGAGTTTCGGTGCACCATGATTAAGGAACTTGACGTCAGCTATTGCTAG